A window of Pedobacter lusitanus contains these coding sequences:
- the rpiA gene encoding ribose 5-phosphate isomerase A encodes MDKYIKFSADTNSFQMIDYKLEAAKASLKFIKTGQVIGLGAGSTIVHLVNLISEEEKMAASLTFVSSSFKTRAYLQEKGLKIEFSALLERVDIYFDGCDQFDPALNALKSGGGIHTSEKILASMADEFILIGDESKMVKKLDHTYPLVIEILPEALQVVLGQIKTRYPEASVQLRMSSQKDGALISDHGNLLADIYFTALPGLSELNIAVKMIPGVVEHSLFYGLASKAVIAGKNGTKVMVAAL; translated from the coding sequence ATGGATAAATATATTAAATTTAGCGCGGATACTAATTCGTTTCAGATGATTGATTACAAACTGGAGGCTGCAAAAGCTTCATTAAAATTTATAAAAACCGGACAGGTTATCGGATTGGGAGCAGGAAGTACAATTGTACATCTGGTTAATCTGATAAGTGAAGAGGAGAAAATGGCTGCATCTTTAACCTTTGTATCTTCTTCTTTTAAAACCCGTGCTTATCTGCAGGAGAAAGGACTGAAAATTGAGTTTTCAGCCTTGCTGGAGCGGGTAGATATCTATTTTGACGGATGTGATCAGTTTGATCCGGCACTGAATGCCTTAAAAAGCGGAGGTGGTATTCATACAAGCGAGAAAATACTGGCTTCCATGGCTGATGAGTTTATCTTAATCGGTGATGAAAGTAAAATGGTGAAAAAATTGGATCATACTTATCCTCTGGTCATAGAAATTTTGCCTGAAGCGTTACAGGTTGTCCTGGGGCAGATAAAAACCAGATATCCTGAGGCATCAGTTCAACTGAGAATGAGCAGCCAGAAGGATGGTGCACTTATTTCTGATCATGGAAATTTACTGGCCGATATTTATTTTACTGCGCTACCCGGACTAAGTGAATTAAATATTGCCGTGAAAATGATTCCGGGAGTAGTTGAGCATTCTCTTTTTTATGGACTGGCTTCAAAAGCTGTGATTGCAGGCAAAAATGGAACGAAGGTAATGGTAGCTGCATTATAG
- a CDS encoding aminopeptidase C, producing MNKLIFKPLVLASGLLFSSTFGFAQDNLVNSLKNNQSANSTSGFKFTDVINLENTPVKNQGSSGTCWSYSTNSFLESEMIRMGKEPVALSEIFSARNAYVEKGKNYVRMHGAVTLGDGGALHDVINMFRQYGAVPQVNYTGLNYGTKINKFGEMGAITTGILEAVVKNPNKSLTPNWLKAYTAAIDAYLGQVPEKFDYKGKSYTPQTFAKQVVGINPDDYVELSSFNDHPFYSKFTLLVQDNWSFDQVYNVKVNEITDIIDNALKKGYSVAWATDVSEKSFSYKNGVAYIPAKPYEEMTEQEKTTMFSEPKPEMEITQENRQAAFDNYETTDDHGMHIVGIAKDQNGKEYYIVKNSWGVTNDYKGYLYVTKNYVKYKTTAFLLNKGGIPAAVRKNLGI from the coding sequence ATGAATAAATTAATATTTAAACCCTTAGTCCTTGCTTCCGGACTATTATTTAGCTCTACCTTTGGATTTGCTCAGGATAACCTGGTAAATTCTTTAAAAAACAATCAGTCAGCAAACAGTACTTCAGGTTTCAAATTCACAGATGTGATTAACCTTGAAAATACACCTGTTAAAAATCAGGGTTCTTCAGGAACCTGCTGGAGTTATTCTACCAACTCTTTCCTTGAATCAGAAATGATCAGGATGGGAAAAGAGCCTGTTGCTTTATCAGAAATCTTCTCAGCACGTAATGCTTATGTAGAAAAAGGTAAAAATTACGTACGTATGCATGGAGCTGTAACTCTTGGAGACGGTGGTGCTTTACATGATGTAATCAATATGTTCAGACAATATGGTGCAGTTCCACAAGTAAACTATACAGGTTTAAACTATGGTACCAAAATCAATAAGTTTGGCGAAATGGGTGCAATTACTACAGGAATTTTAGAGGCCGTAGTTAAAAACCCTAACAAAAGCTTAACTCCTAACTGGTTAAAAGCATATACTGCAGCAATCGATGCTTATTTAGGTCAGGTACCTGAAAAATTTGATTACAAAGGAAAAAGCTATACTCCTCAGACATTTGCAAAACAGGTAGTTGGTATTAACCCTGATGACTACGTAGAATTATCTTCATTTAATGATCATCCTTTCTACAGCAAATTCACTTTATTAGTTCAGGACAACTGGTCATTTGATCAGGTTTACAATGTAAAGGTGAATGAGATCACTGACATCATTGACAATGCATTGAAAAAAGGTTATTCTGTAGCATGGGCTACTGATGTAAGCGAGAAATCATTTTCATATAAAAATGGCGTAGCTTATATTCCGGCTAAACCATACGAAGAAATGACTGAACAGGAAAAAACTACTATGTTCAGTGAGCCAAAACCTGAAATGGAAATCACTCAGGAAAACCGTCAGGCAGCTTTTGACAATTATGAAACTACTGATGACCACGGTATGCATATCGTAGGAATAGCAAAAGATCAGAATGGTAAAGAGTATTATATCGTGAAAAACTCATGGGGAGTAACTAATGACTATAAAGGTTATTTATATGTAACCAAGAACTATGTAAAATATAAAACTACAGCGTTCTTACTAAATAAAGGTGGTATACCGGCAGCAGTAAGAAAAAATCTGGGTATTTAA
- a CDS encoding CobW family GTP-binding protein translates to MKYIKAKEVTILTGFLGAGKTTVLNAVISKMKDTRFAIIENEIGSESIDAGLIIKGEEDVVELNNGCICCTLNDDLFDILNNLWEKKDSWDHLIIEATGIADPANIAHPFLTMDQVKRGYDLKRVICIVDAELIEDQLKERPEAIQQIAFSDSILLNKIERVSYGYIKELQAVLKAINPFAEILIATREDFQVRKLFARERFANFYSNPKPVSTPKGMFSLGTGTAEKQPLMAFAASHNRHEHSDIETILLKYKESLDIEALEHRMMVFLIAQSANVYRIKGIIYSHVFQSRIVLQTVGKSLSITLGDTWLPDEIRETKIVVIGKDLKVYGFDKMFRTCLYPESEQK, encoded by the coding sequence ATGAAATATATAAAGGCAAAAGAAGTAACGATCCTGACAGGATTTTTGGGAGCGGGTAAAACGACAGTTCTGAACGCAGTAATTTCTAAAATGAAGGATACACGTTTCGCTATTATAGAGAATGAAATCGGATCGGAAAGTATTGATGCAGGATTGATCATTAAAGGGGAAGAAGATGTTGTCGAACTTAATAATGGCTGTATATGCTGTACTTTAAATGATGATTTGTTTGATATTTTAAATAACCTGTGGGAAAAGAAGGACTCATGGGATCACCTGATTATAGAAGCAACCGGGATCGCTGATCCGGCAAATATAGCCCATCCTTTTCTGACCATGGATCAGGTTAAAAGAGGATATGATTTAAAAAGAGTAATTTGTATTGTAGATGCCGAGCTGATTGAAGATCAGTTAAAGGAGCGTCCTGAAGCAATTCAGCAGATTGCTTTTAGTGATAGTATTCTGCTAAACAAGATAGAGCGGGTAAGTTATGGTTATATCAAAGAACTTCAGGCTGTCTTAAAGGCTATTAATCCTTTTGCAGAAATTCTGATTGCTACAAGAGAAGATTTTCAGGTCCGAAAGCTTTTTGCCAGAGAACGTTTTGCTAATTTTTACAGTAATCCCAAACCGGTGTCTACCCCGAAAGGAATGTTCAGTCTGGGAACAGGCACTGCTGAAAAGCAACCTTTAATGGCCTTTGCTGCTTCTCATAACCGGCATGAACATAGTGATATTGAGACTATACTTTTAAAATATAAAGAAAGTCTGGATATAGAAGCCCTGGAACATAGAATGATGGTGTTTCTGATTGCACAGTCAGCTAATGTATACCGGATTAAAGGAATTATATACAGTCATGTTTTTCAGAGCAGAATTGTGTTACAGACTGTAGGTAAATCGCTATCTATCACTTTGGGCGATACCTGGCTGCCTGATGAAATCAGAGAAACAAAGATTGTTGTGATCGGGAAAGATCTCAAAGTATATGGTTTTGACAAAATGTTCCGTACTTGTCTGTATCCTGAATCTGAACAAAAATAG
- a CDS encoding M1 family metallopeptidase, translating into MTVRFKALLFLVVTLASCSSRKVVPDPVVENGVSRSLAVYRKTALSAIHYKLELNIPAQKTEAITAHEVLNFKLNTVRLPLQLDFKEDPSKISLLTINGKNVTVTHSREHLILQPQFLKKGDNEVRILFRAGEGALNRNADYLYTLFVPDRARTVFPCFDQPDLKANYTLTLHLPKDWQAIANAELRDSVQEQYRKTYHYKTSDLLSTYLFAFAAGKFQLHSGKVNQLNTDFLYRETDGAKLKPSLPAIYDIHTAALKYFEDWTAISYPFQKFGFVAIPDFQFGGMEHPGAIQYKSASLFLDAGATKDQLNARNNLIAHETAHMWFGDLVTMDWFSDVWMKEVFANFMADKSTEESGGKANYSLKFLIDHFPAAYAVDRTAGANPIRQPLDNLKDAGTLYGNIIYHKAPIMMQQLESLMGKDKFREGVRAYLKKFANSNASWPDLIHILDNHTAVDLEKWNKVWVNESGRPVINYDITYQGDKISAMTITQEAEYGEKRVWPQTFEVTLFYPGSVKVLQADLATDKLDLKEAVGLDKPLFILLNSAGDGYGRWPVDPAIQSHIFSLEKPLQRAVAYISLYEQMLSGKDIRPAALLTLFSSGLIKEDEELNIRLLSNYISTIYWQFSDAKERQAIADVLEDQLWSAIALQKSSNNKKQLFKAYQDIFLSKVARNRLYQIWKNMKAPAGITLSEDDYTSLALSLAVRDDADDHILGTQDSRITNPDRKKRFEFIIPAVSGRKSVRDDFFDSLKYPANRAKESNVLAALYYLHHPLRQQYSVAYLEKSLGLLEEIQSTGDIFFPQSWLQATFGTYQSKEAGVIVSEFLQNHADFNPRLKAKILQATDNLFRTVRLSSQRSK; encoded by the coding sequence ATGACTGTTAGATTTAAAGCCCTGTTGTTTCTGGTTGTTACACTTGCTTCCTGCTCATCAAGAAAAGTAGTTCCTGACCCTGTTGTTGAAAATGGTGTGAGCAGATCGCTGGCTGTTTATCGAAAAACAGCACTTTCTGCCATTCATTATAAACTTGAATTGAATATACCGGCTCAAAAGACTGAGGCAATTACGGCACATGAGGTACTGAATTTTAAACTGAATACTGTCAGATTACCTTTGCAGCTTGATTTTAAGGAAGATCCTTCAAAAATCAGTCTGCTTACAATTAACGGTAAAAATGTTACAGTAACACATAGCAGAGAACATTTGATTCTGCAGCCTCAGTTTTTGAAAAAAGGAGATAATGAGGTACGTATCTTATTCCGTGCAGGAGAGGGAGCTTTAAACAGAAATGCAGATTATCTGTATACTTTATTTGTGCCAGACAGAGCAAGAACTGTTTTTCCATGTTTTGATCAGCCGGATCTGAAAGCAAATTATACACTTACGCTTCATCTGCCCAAAGACTGGCAGGCGATAGCGAATGCTGAACTCAGAGATTCTGTGCAGGAGCAGTACCGTAAAACTTATCACTATAAGACCTCGGATCTGTTAAGTACTTATTTATTCGCTTTTGCCGCAGGTAAATTTCAATTGCACAGTGGCAAAGTAAATCAGTTGAATACAGATTTTCTATACAGGGAAACGGATGGGGCCAAACTTAAGCCAAGTTTGCCTGCTATATATGATATTCACACTGCTGCACTAAAATATTTTGAAGACTGGACTGCTATTTCCTATCCTTTTCAGAAGTTTGGTTTTGTTGCCATTCCTGATTTTCAGTTTGGCGGAATGGAGCATCCCGGAGCAATACAGTATAAATCGGCCAGTTTATTTTTAGACGCGGGCGCCACAAAAGATCAGCTTAATGCCCGTAATAATCTGATTGCACATGAAACGGCACATATGTGGTTTGGTGACCTGGTAACGATGGACTGGTTTTCTGATGTATGGATGAAGGAGGTGTTCGCTAACTTTATGGCAGATAAAAGCACAGAAGAATCAGGAGGGAAGGCTAATTATTCACTTAAATTTCTGATTGATCACTTTCCTGCTGCTTACGCTGTTGACCGTACTGCAGGAGCAAATCCTATTCGTCAGCCATTAGATAATCTGAAGGATGCAGGAACGCTTTATGGTAATATTATTTATCACAAAGCTCCAATTATGATGCAGCAGCTGGAAAGTCTGATGGGAAAGGATAAATTCAGAGAGGGTGTAAGAGCGTATTTAAAGAAATTTGCAAACAGTAATGCTTCCTGGCCTGATTTAATTCATATTCTGGATAATCATACTGCCGTAGATCTGGAAAAATGGAATAAGGTATGGGTAAATGAAAGTGGCAGACCTGTAATTAATTACGATATCACTTACCAGGGGGATAAAATCAGTGCAATGACTATTACCCAGGAGGCAGAATATGGGGAAAAAAGAGTATGGCCGCAAACTTTTGAGGTGACTTTGTTTTATCCTGGTTCGGTTAAGGTACTTCAGGCTGATCTGGCTACAGATAAACTGGATCTCAAAGAAGCGGTGGGCCTGGATAAGCCCTTATTTATATTACTCAATTCAGCAGGAGATGGCTATGGCCGGTGGCCGGTTGATCCTGCAATTCAGTCGCATATATTCAGTCTGGAAAAACCATTGCAAAGAGCTGTGGCCTATATTTCATTATATGAACAGATGCTGAGCGGAAAAGATATCCGGCCTGCAGCTTTGCTGACCTTATTTAGTAGTGGTCTGATAAAAGAGGATGAAGAACTTAATATAAGATTGCTGAGTAATTATATCAGTACTATTTACTGGCAGTTTAGTGATGCGAAAGAAAGACAGGCGATAGCAGATGTACTGGAAGATCAACTGTGGTCTGCTATAGCGCTTCAGAAAAGTAGTAATAACAAAAAGCAGCTTTTTAAAGCTTATCAGGATATTTTTCTAAGTAAGGTAGCCAGAAACAGACTTTATCAGATCTGGAAAAATATGAAGGCTCCTGCCGGAATAACGCTTTCGGAGGATGATTATACCAGCCTTGCGCTTTCATTGGCAGTAAGGGATGATGCGGATGATCATATTTTAGGCACGCAGGATTCAAGAATCACAAATCCTGACCGCAAAAAGCGTTTTGAGTTTATCATCCCTGCTGTTTCAGGCAGGAAAAGTGTAAGGGATGATTTCTTTGATAGTTTGAAATATCCTGCCAACAGAGCGAAAGAATCTAATGTGCTTGCGGCCCTTTATTATCTTCACCATCCATTACGTCAGCAATATAGTGTTGCTTATCTGGAGAAAAGTCTTGGATTGTTAGAGGAAATTCAGTCTACAGGGGATATTTTCTTTCCTCAGTCGTGGCTACAGGCTACATTTGGTACTTATCAAAGTAAAGAAGCCGGAGTCATTGTCAGTGAATTTCTCCAAAATCATGCGGATTTTAATCCCAGACTGAAGGCAAAAATACTACAGGCGACAGATAATTTGTTCAGAACAGTCCGGTTATCGTCACAACGGAGTAAATAA